The following proteins are co-located in the Armatimonadota bacterium genome:
- a CDS encoding glycosyltransferase family 4 protein, whose amino-acid sequence MRICLVTSSFLPQVGGAEIVVHQLALAFTELGDQVTVLAPRYSAPLRNLVPYRLETFLPGTLTLLNRGRTERLGEALILATVARMRGRFDVYNLHFALPLGPVLVRYRRLLGAPVLLTFHGTDVQTAPEVGYGLRLDPRLDARIRAASNGADGLVAISPSVREAILEVLSRPVPVFDVPNGVDVRRLAGERPRGRFRARLGIPPDAPLVLAVGRHHPKKGFDILIEAMGLVAREERAVHCAIVGRGVRGLREEVERLGLGGHVHLVEEVGPGVDGQGPPAFPTDAVVDAYRDCDVFVSPALMEGCSLVVLEALAAGCAVVATDAPGNRDAVHDGGNGIVCRPRDPQDLARRILVLLRDPELRARLGQAARRSARAHDWREVARRYLAAYGAVRSVPQRSEVRA is encoded by the coding sequence GTGAGGATCTGCCTGGTGACCTCCAGCTTCCTTCCTCAGGTGGGCGGGGCCGAGATCGTGGTGCACCAGCTGGCCCTGGCCTTTACCGAGCTGGGAGACCAGGTTACGGTGTTGGCCCCTCGCTACAGCGCCCCGCTGCGGAATCTCGTTCCCTACCGCCTGGAGACCTTCCTTCCCGGCACCCTCACCCTGTTGAACCGAGGCCGGACGGAGCGGTTGGGCGAGGCCCTCATCCTGGCGACGGTTGCGCGGATGCGGGGCCGCTTCGACGTCTACAACCTGCACTTCGCCCTCCCCTTAGGTCCTGTCCTCGTCCGGTACCGCCGGCTCCTCGGGGCGCCCGTCCTCCTCACCTTCCACGGGACGGACGTCCAGACCGCACCCGAGGTCGGGTACGGGTTGCGGCTGGACCCCCGGCTCGATGCCAGGATCCGGGCCGCCTCGAACGGGGCAGACGGGCTTGTGGCCATCAGCCCCTCGGTGCGGGAGGCCATCCTCGAGGTGCTCAGCCGGCCGGTCCCGGTCTTCGACGTTCCCAACGGCGTGGACGTGCGCAGGCTTGCCGGAGAGCGCCCCCGGGGCCGGTTCCGGGCCCGCCTCGGGATTCCCCCGGATGCACCGCTGGTGCTCGCCGTGGGCCGCCACCACCCGAAGAAGGGGTTCGACATCCTGATCGAGGCGATGGGCCTGGTGGCCCGGGAGGAGCGGGCGGTCCACTGCGCCATCGTCGGCCGGGGGGTTCGGGGGCTCCGGGAGGAGGTGGAGCGGCTGGGACTCGGCGGGCACGTGCACCTGGTGGAGGAGGTGGGGCCGGGAGTGGACGGGCAAGGGCCGCCCGCGTTTCCTACGGACGCCGTGGTGGACGCTTACCGGGACTGCGACGTCTTCGTCTCACCCGCCTTGATGGAAGGGTGCTCCCTCGTGGTGCTGGAGGCGCTCGCTGCTGGGTGCGCGGTGGTCGCTACGGATGCGCCGGGCAACCGGGACGCGGTGCATGACGGGGGAAACGGGATTGTGTGCAGGCCGCGCGACCCACAGGACCTGGCCCGGAGGATCCTGGTGCTCCTCCGGGACCCCGAACTCCGGGCGCGGCTTGGGCAGGCGGCGCGCCGATCCGCCCGGGCCCATGACTGGCGGGAAGTGGCCCGTCGCTACCTGGCCGCTTACGGAGCAGTCCGGAGCGTCCCGCAACGCTCAGAGGTGCGGGCATGA